Proteins found in one Rhinolophus ferrumequinum isolate MPI-CBG mRhiFer1 chromosome 9, mRhiFer1_v1.p, whole genome shotgun sequence genomic segment:
- the NT5C1A gene encoding cytosolic 5'-nucleotidase 1A isoform X2, which translates to MESGKPPEPREPGPGAETAAVPRWAEAKTFHDNLAPKKKPKSPKPQNAVTIAVSSRALFRMDEEQRIYAEQGVEEYVRYQLEHENEPFSPGPAFPFVKALEAVNRQLRELYPDSEDLFDIVLVTNNHAQVGVRLINSINHYGIAAATVFSPSRDVAVSQSQLRVAFDGDAVLFSDESERIVKAHGLDRFFEHEKAHENKPLAQGPLKGFLEALGRLQKKFYSKGLRLECPIRTYLVTARSAASSGARALKTLRSWGLETDEALFLAGAPKGPLLEKIRPHIFFDDQMFHVAGAQEMGTVAAHVPYGVAQTPRRTVPMK; encoded by the exons ATGGAGTCCGGGAAGCCCCCTGAGCCCCGCGAACCCGGGCCTGGGGCAGAGACCGCCGCGGTCCCGCGTTGGGCGGAAGCCAAGACTTTCCACGACAACCTCGCGCCCAAGAAGAAACCCAAATCG CCCAAGCCTCAGAACGCAGTCACCATTGCTGTGTCCTCGCGAGCCTTGTTCCGCATGGACGAGGAGCAGCGGATCTACGCGGAGCAGGGTGTGGAGGAGTACGTGCGATACCAGCTAGAACACGAGAACGAGCCATTTAGCCCGGGGCCGGCCTTCCCCTTCGTGAAG GCTCTGGAGGCTGTGAACAGGCAGCTGCGGGAGCTGTACCCCGACAGTGAAGACCTCTTCGACATCGTCCTGGTCACCAACAACCACGCTCAAGTGGGCGTCCGTCTCATTAACAGCATCAACCACTATG GGATCGCAGCCGCCACCGTCTTCAGTCCCAGCAGGGACGTGGCCGTATCCCAGAGTCAGCTGCGTGTGGCTTTCGATGGGGATGCCGTGCTTTTCTCAGATGAGTCAGAGCGCATCGTCAAGGCGCATGGGCTGGACAGATTCTTCGAGCATGAGAAGGCCCACGAGAACAAACCCTTGGCCCAG GGCCCTTTGAAGGGCTTTCTGGAGGCGCTGGGTAGGCTGCAGAAGAAGTTCTATTCCAAGGGCCTGCGTCTGGAGTGCCCAATCCGCACCTACTTGGTGACAGCACGCAGTGCAGCCAGTTCTGGGGCCCGGGCTCTCAAGACACTGCGCAGCTGGGGCCTGGAGACGGATGAGGCCCTGTTCCTTGCGGGAGCACCCAAGGGCCCCCTCCTCGAGAAGATCCGCCCACACATCTTCTTTGATGACCAGATGTTCCATGTGGCTGGGGCTCAGGAGATGGGCACAGTGGCCGCCCATGTGCCTTACGGGGTGGCCCAGACACCCCGGCGGACGGTACCTATGAAGTAG
- the NT5C1A gene encoding cytosolic 5'-nucleotidase 1A isoform X1 — MESGKPPEPREPGPGAETAAVPRWAEAKTFHDNLAPKKKPKSPKPQNAVTIAVSSRALFRMDEEQRIYAEQGVEEYVRYQLEHENEPFSPGPAFPFVKALEAVNRQLRELYPDSEDLFDIVLVTNNHAQVGVRLINSINHYDLFIERFCMTGGNSPICYLKAYHTNLYLSADAEKVQEAIDEGIAAATVFSPSRDVAVSQSQLRVAFDGDAVLFSDESERIVKAHGLDRFFEHEKAHENKPLAQGPLKGFLEALGRLQKKFYSKGLRLECPIRTYLVTARSAASSGARALKTLRSWGLETDEALFLAGAPKGPLLEKIRPHIFFDDQMFHVAGAQEMGTVAAHVPYGVAQTPRRTVPMK; from the exons ATGGAGTCCGGGAAGCCCCCTGAGCCCCGCGAACCCGGGCCTGGGGCAGAGACCGCCGCGGTCCCGCGTTGGGCGGAAGCCAAGACTTTCCACGACAACCTCGCGCCCAAGAAGAAACCCAAATCG CCCAAGCCTCAGAACGCAGTCACCATTGCTGTGTCCTCGCGAGCCTTGTTCCGCATGGACGAGGAGCAGCGGATCTACGCGGAGCAGGGTGTGGAGGAGTACGTGCGATACCAGCTAGAACACGAGAACGAGCCATTTAGCCCGGGGCCGGCCTTCCCCTTCGTGAAG GCTCTGGAGGCTGTGAACAGGCAGCTGCGGGAGCTGTACCCCGACAGTGAAGACCTCTTCGACATCGTCCTGGTCACCAACAACCACGCTCAAGTGGGCGTCCGTCTCATTAACAGCATCAACCACTATG ACCTGTTCATCGAGAGGTTCTGCATGACAGGTGGGAATAGCCCCATCTGCTACCTCAAGGCCTATCACACTAACCTCTACTTGTCAGCTGATGCGGAAAAAGTTCAGGAAGCCATTGATGAAG GGATCGCAGCCGCCACCGTCTTCAGTCCCAGCAGGGACGTGGCCGTATCCCAGAGTCAGCTGCGTGTGGCTTTCGATGGGGATGCCGTGCTTTTCTCAGATGAGTCAGAGCGCATCGTCAAGGCGCATGGGCTGGACAGATTCTTCGAGCATGAGAAGGCCCACGAGAACAAACCCTTGGCCCAG GGCCCTTTGAAGGGCTTTCTGGAGGCGCTGGGTAGGCTGCAGAAGAAGTTCTATTCCAAGGGCCTGCGTCTGGAGTGCCCAATCCGCACCTACTTGGTGACAGCACGCAGTGCAGCCAGTTCTGGGGCCCGGGCTCTCAAGACACTGCGCAGCTGGGGCCTGGAGACGGATGAGGCCCTGTTCCTTGCGGGAGCACCCAAGGGCCCCCTCCTCGAGAAGATCCGCCCACACATCTTCTTTGATGACCAGATGTTCCATGTGGCTGGGGCTCAGGAGATGGGCACAGTGGCCGCCCATGTGCCTTACGGGGTGGCCCAGACACCCCGGCGGACGGTACCTATGAAGTAG